A region of Daphnia carinata strain CSIRO-1 chromosome 10, CSIRO_AGI_Dcar_HiC_V3, whole genome shotgun sequence DNA encodes the following proteins:
- the LOC130701506 gene encoding glucose dehydrogenase [FAD, quinone]-like: protein MQPTVFLIFALWIQPIVCTDRTSSFALFNSYIRGHLDGRVEDVHNLLPEYDFIVVGGGSAGAVLASRLSDIAGWTVLLLEAGGLETITSDIPGLAKFLQLTDIDWQYQTEPQPGQCLALKDERCNWPRGKVLGGSSVLNYMLYVRGNKRDYDGWAKVGNYGWSWKDVLPYFIKSEDNRNPYLARNKEYHGTGGYLTVQEAPFHTPLSAAFVQAGVELGYENRDCNGEIQTGFMIPQGTVRDGSRCSTAKAFLRPVRKRKNLHVALWAHVHRVLIDDQKRAYGVVFERDGRIQRIRARKEVILSAGAIGSPQLMLLSGVGDPTHLQQVGISVKHSLPGVGQNLQDHISGRGMVYLINETVSYVETRFINIPSVLNYVRNRGPLTALSGTEGLAWVKTKYADPNDDYPDMQLQFIAGSPIADGGVTLKANDNVKDSVWKEYYEPIAYRDSWQPIPIVLRPRSKGYLLLRSSDPYDKPLIYANYFADEYDLKVMIEGMKIGLALSKTKAFQRFDSRLYDKPFPGCETLPLWTDQYWECFLRHYSTTLYHQAGTCKMGNSSDPTAVVDPELRVYGMQGLRVVDASIMPDVVSGNTNAPVIMIAEKAADLIKEFWLKRSESPNDIESGHLD from the exons ATGCAGCCGACAGTGTTCCTGATATTCGCCCTTTGGATCCAACCAATCGTTTGCACAGATCGCACCTCTTCGTTTGCACTATTCAATTCTTACATACGTGGCCACTTGGATGGAAGGGTAGAAGATGTTCAC AATCTATTACCAGAATACGATTTCATTGTCGTTGGAGGGGGTTCGGCTGGGGCAGTACTTGCATCAAGGCTCTCAGATATAG CCGGATGGACAGTCCTGTTGCTAGAAGCTGGAGGTTTGGAGACCATCACTTCCGACATCCCTGGCCTTGCCAAGTTCCTTCAGTTAACTGACATCGACTGGCAATATCAAACAGAGCCGCAACCAGGTCAATGTTTGGCTTTAAAAGATGAACG GTGCAATTGGCCGCGTGGGAAAGTTCTGGGTGGTTCGTCCGTATTGAATTACATGTTGTACGTACGTGGTAATAAACGTGATTACGATGGCTGGGCGAAGGTGGGCAATTACGGCTGGTCGTGGAAGGATGTCCTTCCGTACTTCATCAAATCGGAAGACAATCGCAATCCTTATTTGGCAAGGAATAAAGAATACCATGGAACTGGCGGATATCTGACCGTACAAGAAGCTCCATTCCACACTCCACTTTCAGCTGCATTTGTCCAGGCAGGCGTCGAATTGG GTTACGAAAACCGAGACTGCAATGGAGAAATCCAAACAGGTTTCATG ATTCCTCAGGGAACAGTGCGTGATGGAAGTCGATGTTCAACGGCCAAAGCTTTTCTGCGTCCAGTCCGCAAGCGGAAGAATCTGCACGTCGCTCTATGGGCTCATGTGCATCGCGTTTTGATCGACGATCAGAAACGAGCTTACGGAGTTGTTTTTGAACGTGATGGAAGGATCCAAAGGATTCGAGCACGTAAAGAAGTCATCCTGTCAGCCGGCGCTATCGGTAGCCCACAGCTGATGCTGTTGAGCGGAGTAGGTGACCCGACCCACCTACAACAGGTGGGTATTTCTGTCAAACATAGCCTTCCGGGTGTTGGCCAGAACCTGCAAGACCACATTTCTGGCAGAGGAATGGTTTACCTGATTAACGAAACTGTTTCATACGTCGAGACGCGTTTTATCAACATACCGTCTGTTTTGAATTATGTCAGAAATAGAGGACCGCTGACTGCCCTGAGTGGCACAGAAGGTCTTGCATGGGTAAAAACCAAATATGCTGATCCTAA tgACGATTATCCCGATATGCAGCTTCAGTTTATCGCTGGCTCACCTATTGCGGATGGCGGCGTAACACTGAAGGCAAATGATAACGTCAAAGATTCAGT CTGGAAGGAGTATTACGAGCCTATTGCATATCGTGACAGTTGGCAACCCATTCCTATAGTGTTACGACCCAGATCTAAGGGCTATCTTCTACTGCGCTCTAGCGACCCATATGATAAGCCGCTCATTTATGCCAACTACTTTGCAGACGAATATGACTTGAAAGTGATGATAGAAGGCATGAAAATTGGGCTGGCATTGAGCAAGACGAAGGCATTCCAGCGCTTTGACTCGCGCCTGTATGACAAACCGTTCCCTGGGTGTGAAACTTTGCCATTGTGGACTGACCAATACTGGGAGTGCTTCTTACGCCACTATTCTACCACGCTTTATCACCAAGCTGGCACctgcaaaatgggaaataGTTCAGACCCTACGGCTGTCGTTGATCCTGAACTACGCGTTTACGGCATGCAAGGATTGCGCGTTGTGGACGCTTCTATTATGCCGGATGTCGTATCTGGAAACACCAACGCACCAGTc atcATGATAGCGGAGAAAGCGGCTGATCTCATCAAGGAATTTTGGTTGAAAAGATCAGAATCACCTAATGATATTGAATCTGGGCATCTTGattaa
- the LOC130701505 gene encoding glucose dehydrogenase [FAD, quinone]-like isoform X1, with protein MQFEIPKGHEETMKHLVNRRMSIRRLLLPLFLLMSSGHFLASSNAFAWGKDDPEGRVKNARKYLTEYDFIVVGAGSAGAVIASRLSEIGDWTVLLLEAGGDETIWSDVPGAAKYQQLTEMDWQYQTEPQPGQCLGLKEHRCNWPRGKVLGGSSVLNYMLYVRGNRRDYDSWSAMGNYGWSYEEVLPYFIKSEDNRNPYFAQSPYHGVGGLLTIQEAPYHTPLASAFLEAGIELGYENRDCNGEYQTGFMIPQGTIRRGSRCSAAKAFLRPVRHRPNLHVAMQAHVHRILIDPHLRRAEGVVFQRKRKIFQIMARKEVILAAGAIGSPHLLLLSGIGDARHLQQVGVPVVHHLPGVGRNLQDHISGRGMVYLINETVSLVEPRFFNLPSLLKYKRSLDGPWTALSGTEGLAWVNTKYADPNDDFPDMQLQFIAGSPISDGGKTLRHNDGIRDDIWDEYYEPISLEDTWQPIPIVLRPRSKGYLLLNSDDPYDKPLIYANYFQDEYDLKVMIEGMKIGLALSQTSAFQRFGSRFYDKPFPGCQHLPLFTDDYWGCFLRHYSTTLYHQAGTCKMGNSSDPTAVVDPELRVYGIAGLRVVDASIMPNVVSGNTNAPVIMIAEKAADLIKRSWLGYAG; from the exons ATGCAGTTTGAAATCCCAA AGGGACATGAAGAAACCATGAAACACTTAGTCAACAGAAGAATGTCCATACGACGCTTGCTTTTGCCGTTGTTCTTGCTCATGTCATCTGGTCATTTTCTTGCATCCAGTAACGCCTTTGCTTGGGGTAAAGATGATCCGGAAGGACGGGTGAAAAATGCCAGA AAATACCTGACCGAATACGATTTTATTGTTGTGGGAGCTGGATCAGCCGGAGCTGTGATTGCTTCGCGATTGTCCGAGATCGGAGACTGGACTGTGCTGTTATTAGAAGCCGGAGGTGATGAAACAATTTGGTCGGACGTACCTGGCGCTGCCAAATATCAACAGTTAACTGAAATGGATTGGCAGTACCAAACAGAGCCGCAACCAGGCCAATGCCTGGGTTTGAAAGAACACAG ATGCAACTGGCCACGAGGCAAAGTACTAGGTGGCTCGTCCGTCCTCAATTATATGCTGTACGTGCGTGGTAACCGACGGGACTATGACAGTTGGTCGGCCATGGGCAACTACGGATGGTCCTACGAAGAAGTTTTGCCCTACTTTATCAAGTCGGAGGACAACCGCAATCCTTACTTTGCCCAGAGCCCGTACCATGGTGTTGGCGGACTGCTAACTATCCAAGAGGCCCCTTATCACACACCGTTAGCCTCTGCATTTCTAGAAGCTGGCATTGAATTAG GTTACGAAAATCGGGACTGTAACGGCGAATACCAGACGGGCTTCATG attCCGCAGGGGACGATACGAAGAGGGAGTCGTTGTTCGGCAGCCAAGGCATTTCTACGGCCGGTTCGTCATCGTCCGAATTTGCATGTAGCTATGCAAGCTCACGTGCATCGTATTCTAATTGATCCTCATCTTCGGCGAGCCGAGGGCGTAGTTTTCCAGCGCAAGAGAAAAATCTTTCAAATTATGGCTCGTAAAGAAGTGATCCTGGCAGCTGGAGCTATTGGCAGTCCTCATTTGCTGCTTCTCAGTGGCATCGGAGACGCTCGTCATTTGCAACAAGTGGGTGTTCCCGTCGTCCATCACTTGCCCGGCGTTGGCCGCAATCTTCAGGACCATATCTCCGGCCGGGGAATGGTCTACTTAATTAACGAGACTGTCTCATTAGTCGAGCCTCGTTTTTTCAATCTACCGTCTTTGCTCAAGTACAAACGGTCACTAGATGGCCCGTGGACTGCCCTCAGTGGTACTGAGGGACTTGCATGGGTCAATACCAAATATGCTGACCCAaa TGACGATTTCCCCGACATGCAACTACAGTTTATCGCTGGTTCGCCAATCTCAGATGGCGGCAAGACATTGCGACATAACGATGGCATACGAGATGATATCTGGGACGAGTATTACGAACCCATTTCGTTGGAAGATACTTGGCAACCCATTCCCATAGTGCTACGACCCAGATCCAAGGGCTATCTTCTACTGAATTCAGACGACCCATATGATAAACCGCTAATTTACGCCAATTACTTTCAAGACGAATATGATTTGAAAGTGATGATTGAAGGCATGAAAATCGGTCTGGCGCTAAGCCAAACAAGCGCTTTTCAGCGTTTCGGTTCGCGCTTTTACGACAAGCCGTTCCCTGGATGCCAACATTTACCGTTATTTACGGATGATTACTGGGGATGTTTCTTACGCCATTATTCAACCACACTCTACCATCAAGCTGGCACCTGTAAAATGGGCAATAGCTCAGATCCTACGGCTGTAGTTGATCCTGAATTACGCGTTTACGGGATAGCAGGATTACGCGTTGTGGACGCCTCCATTATGCCAAACGTCGTTTCAGGAAATACCAACGCACCAGTC atCATGATAGCAGAGAAAGCTGCTGATCTCATTAAGCGTTCGTGGCTGGGCTACGCAGGATAA
- the LOC130701505 gene encoding glucose dehydrogenase [FAD, quinone]-like isoform X2, which produces MKHLVNRRMSIRRLLLPLFLLMSSGHFLASSNAFAWGKDDPEGRVKNARKYLTEYDFIVVGAGSAGAVIASRLSEIGDWTVLLLEAGGDETIWSDVPGAAKYQQLTEMDWQYQTEPQPGQCLGLKEHRCNWPRGKVLGGSSVLNYMLYVRGNRRDYDSWSAMGNYGWSYEEVLPYFIKSEDNRNPYFAQSPYHGVGGLLTIQEAPYHTPLASAFLEAGIELGYENRDCNGEYQTGFMIPQGTIRRGSRCSAAKAFLRPVRHRPNLHVAMQAHVHRILIDPHLRRAEGVVFQRKRKIFQIMARKEVILAAGAIGSPHLLLLSGIGDARHLQQVGVPVVHHLPGVGRNLQDHISGRGMVYLINETVSLVEPRFFNLPSLLKYKRSLDGPWTALSGTEGLAWVNTKYADPNDDFPDMQLQFIAGSPISDGGKTLRHNDGIRDDIWDEYYEPISLEDTWQPIPIVLRPRSKGYLLLNSDDPYDKPLIYANYFQDEYDLKVMIEGMKIGLALSQTSAFQRFGSRFYDKPFPGCQHLPLFTDDYWGCFLRHYSTTLYHQAGTCKMGNSSDPTAVVDPELRVYGIAGLRVVDASIMPNVVSGNTNAPVIMIAEKAADLIKRSWLGYAG; this is translated from the exons ATGAAACACTTAGTCAACAGAAGAATGTCCATACGACGCTTGCTTTTGCCGTTGTTCTTGCTCATGTCATCTGGTCATTTTCTTGCATCCAGTAACGCCTTTGCTTGGGGTAAAGATGATCCGGAAGGACGGGTGAAAAATGCCAGA AAATACCTGACCGAATACGATTTTATTGTTGTGGGAGCTGGATCAGCCGGAGCTGTGATTGCTTCGCGATTGTCCGAGATCGGAGACTGGACTGTGCTGTTATTAGAAGCCGGAGGTGATGAAACAATTTGGTCGGACGTACCTGGCGCTGCCAAATATCAACAGTTAACTGAAATGGATTGGCAGTACCAAACAGAGCCGCAACCAGGCCAATGCCTGGGTTTGAAAGAACACAG ATGCAACTGGCCACGAGGCAAAGTACTAGGTGGCTCGTCCGTCCTCAATTATATGCTGTACGTGCGTGGTAACCGACGGGACTATGACAGTTGGTCGGCCATGGGCAACTACGGATGGTCCTACGAAGAAGTTTTGCCCTACTTTATCAAGTCGGAGGACAACCGCAATCCTTACTTTGCCCAGAGCCCGTACCATGGTGTTGGCGGACTGCTAACTATCCAAGAGGCCCCTTATCACACACCGTTAGCCTCTGCATTTCTAGAAGCTGGCATTGAATTAG GTTACGAAAATCGGGACTGTAACGGCGAATACCAGACGGGCTTCATG attCCGCAGGGGACGATACGAAGAGGGAGTCGTTGTTCGGCAGCCAAGGCATTTCTACGGCCGGTTCGTCATCGTCCGAATTTGCATGTAGCTATGCAAGCTCACGTGCATCGTATTCTAATTGATCCTCATCTTCGGCGAGCCGAGGGCGTAGTTTTCCAGCGCAAGAGAAAAATCTTTCAAATTATGGCTCGTAAAGAAGTGATCCTGGCAGCTGGAGCTATTGGCAGTCCTCATTTGCTGCTTCTCAGTGGCATCGGAGACGCTCGTCATTTGCAACAAGTGGGTGTTCCCGTCGTCCATCACTTGCCCGGCGTTGGCCGCAATCTTCAGGACCATATCTCCGGCCGGGGAATGGTCTACTTAATTAACGAGACTGTCTCATTAGTCGAGCCTCGTTTTTTCAATCTACCGTCTTTGCTCAAGTACAAACGGTCACTAGATGGCCCGTGGACTGCCCTCAGTGGTACTGAGGGACTTGCATGGGTCAATACCAAATATGCTGACCCAaa TGACGATTTCCCCGACATGCAACTACAGTTTATCGCTGGTTCGCCAATCTCAGATGGCGGCAAGACATTGCGACATAACGATGGCATACGAGATGATATCTGGGACGAGTATTACGAACCCATTTCGTTGGAAGATACTTGGCAACCCATTCCCATAGTGCTACGACCCAGATCCAAGGGCTATCTTCTACTGAATTCAGACGACCCATATGATAAACCGCTAATTTACGCCAATTACTTTCAAGACGAATATGATTTGAAAGTGATGATTGAAGGCATGAAAATCGGTCTGGCGCTAAGCCAAACAAGCGCTTTTCAGCGTTTCGGTTCGCGCTTTTACGACAAGCCGTTCCCTGGATGCCAACATTTACCGTTATTTACGGATGATTACTGGGGATGTTTCTTACGCCATTATTCAACCACACTCTACCATCAAGCTGGCACCTGTAAAATGGGCAATAGCTCAGATCCTACGGCTGTAGTTGATCCTGAATTACGCGTTTACGGGATAGCAGGATTACGCGTTGTGGACGCCTCCATTATGCCAAACGTCGTTTCAGGAAATACCAACGCACCAGTC atCATGATAGCAGAGAAAGCTGCTGATCTCATTAAGCGTTCGTGGCTGGGCTACGCAGGATAA
- the LOC130701529 gene encoding putative defense protein Hdd11, producing the protein MFRSSLMKSVSVFLLLDQITKIQSLVYGTPVENCRSMVPQHDYYLPQWMDPPPYNLSASVILTNTTTTQFNVTLFAKHGATFKGFFIQARSLTGDRADAILGSFEPVVDNRIAHLINCPDGANNAATHNLNLPKRFVTFVWNPPANFEGKFYFVATVVAEYKQFWIGIETPALSIMEQQAKDTGNI; encoded by the exons atGTTTCGTTCATCACTAATGAAATCTGTCTCTGTTTTCTTACTTCTTGATCAAATTACCAAAATCCAAAGTCTCGTCTATGGCACCCCTGTCGAAAATTGCCGATCCATGGTTCCACAGCATGATTACTACTTACCTCAATGGATGGATCCACCTCCATACAATTTGTCTGCTTCGGTTATTCTTACCAACACTACGACCACTCAATTTAATG TGACGCTGTTTGCAAAACACGGCGCGACGTTCAAGGGCTTTTTTATCCAAGCTCGTTCGCTAACTGGCGACAGGGCGGATGCTATCCTTGGTTCTTTTGAACCAGTAGTAGACAACCGTATCGCTCATTTGATCAACTGCCCTGATGGAGCTAAT AATGCTGCAACACATAACCTCAATCTGCCCAAACGTTTCGTAACTTTCGTTTGGAACCCGCCTGCTAATTTCGAGGGCAAATTCTACTTTGT AGCCACGGTTGTGGCCGAATACAAGCAGTTTTGGATCGGGATAGAAACACCAGCACTCAGC ATCATGGAACAGCAAGCAAAAGATACTGGAAACATTTAA
- the LOC130701533 gene encoding putative defense protein 3, which yields MMNIYLVIVSALVATQVAAFPGGAPRSACASMAPIHMLFGAQEDTVPFTLSISSTQANSVSPITVTLQSIGEADFRGYMIQARSGTNTTGIGSFSAEGSQGKTMDCPGGTANAVTHSSRVRRKNETFLWTPPADFKGQVTMKATVVIGFRTFYTDLKSTPITIV from the exons ATGATGAACATTTACCTTGTAATTGTGAGCGCGTTAGTTGCGACTCAGGTAGCTGCATTTCCCGGTGGTGCACCTCGTAGTGCATGTGCATCAATGGCACCCATTCACATGCTTTTTGGCGCACAAGAAGATACAGTTCCTTTTACTTTATCAATTAGCAGTACACAAGCCAATTCAGTTTCTCCTATAACAG TAACTCTTCAGTCCATCGGTGAGGCCGATTTCAGAGGCTACATGATTCAGGCTCGATCAGGCACTAACACCACGGGCATTGGCAGTTTCAGTGCTGAAGGAAGTCAAGGCAAAACAATGGACTGTCCAGGAGGAACTGCG AACGCCGTAACCCATTCAAGCCGAGTTAGGAGAAAGAACGAAACGTTTTTGTGGACTCCACCTGCAGATTTCAAGGGACAAGTCACAATGAA GGCTACAGTGGTCATTGGTTTCAGGACATTCTATACAGATCTGAAGTCCACTCCCATTACCATT GTATAG
- the LOC130701514 gene encoding WD repeat-containing protein 89-like isoform X1 — MSKLENESKGKAVQDIVDIDISQDGDLCNEEELNTLYQQPYFCSARKAVGLEKLYILHIDCEWQSKKLAAALSNNSVHLTSTDTLDKISTFIAHDQTIVDVHFNPVIPNCILTGSSDGSIRVWDIRNPKKCSQEFRDDSDQKIKPFLSFDINCNRTLLCGGTEKVKTDTHLFLWDIRSPKVLAAYSEFHEDDISHVQFHPTSPNTLASCSTDCLVNVYDLNEKDEDDALQFCLNTETTCGRLQWVGYDTKTKQESIAVTTSTENVQIWDVEEASPKHVFTREKIADALRRKKSETCFAIRCFRTGEGQDPLLLAGSNTPNRGCLRMLKMSQGALEPYAILFDEKGGNSQTIRGAAFNPASGQVVSGGEDGIINVWIPGEDKPLAVNNTSKVKTEVSSKKFGGAHGSRKPYSK, encoded by the exons ATGTCAAAGTTAGAAAACGAATCAAAAGGGAAAG CAGTTCAAGACATCGTAGACATTGATATCTCACAAGATGGTGATTTGTGCAACGAAGAAGAGTTGAATACGCTGTATCAACAACCATATTTCTGTTCGGCTCGGAAAGCTGTTGGGCttgaaaaattatatattctTCATATAGACTGTGAATGGCAATCGAAGAAGCTTGCAGCAGCTTTGTCTAACAATTCAGTTCACCTTACATCTACTGATACTTTGGACAAAATTTCAACGTTTATAGCTCATGACCAAACCATTGTTGATGTTCATTTTAACCCTGTTATCCCTAATTGTATTCTTACTGGATCCAGTGATGGCAGTATCAGAGTGTGGGATATAAGGAACCCTAAAAAATGTTCACAAGAGTTTAGAG ATGACTCCGATCAAAAGATAAAACCATTTCTGTCTTTTGACATTAACTGCAACAGGACACTATTATGTGGAGGCACGGAAAAAGTGAAAACTGATACCCATTTGTTCTTGTGGGACATAAGATCTCCAAAAGTTTTGGCAGCTTATTCAGAATTCCATGAAGATGATATATCTCAT GTCCAATTTCACCCAACATCACCAAACACATTGGCATCATGTTCAACAGATTGCCTGGTAAATGTATATGATTTAAATGAAAAGGATGAAGATGATGCCTTACAGTTTTG TTTGAATACAGAAACAACATGTGGGAGATTACAGTGGGTTGGATATGACACAAAGACAAAACAAGAGAGCATAGCAGTCACTACCAGTACAGAGAATGTTCAGATTTGGGATGTTGAAGAAGCATCTCCAAAACATGTCTTTACTCGAGAAAAGATAGCAGATGCTCTCAGG agaaagaaatcaGAGACATGTTTCGCCATTCGGTGTTTTCGAACGGGAGAAGGGCAAGATCCTTTGTTGCTTGCAGGTTCAAATACGCCAAACAG AGGATGCTTAAGAATGCTAAAAATGAGTCAAGGCGCATTGGAACCGTATGCTATACTGTTCGACGAGAAAGGCGGAAATTCACAAACCATTCGTGGCGCCGCCTTTAATCCAGCTAGCGGCCAAGTAGTATCAGGTGGCGAAGACGGGATTATTAACGTGTGGATTCCGGGAGAAGATAAGCCTCTGGCGGTCAACAATACGAGTAAGGTTAAAACAGAAGTTTCGTCTAAGAAATTTGGTGGTGCACATGGTAGTAGAAAGCCATACTCAAAGTGA
- the LOC130701514 gene encoding WD repeat-containing protein 89-like isoform X2 → MSKLENESKGKVQDIVDIDISQDGDLCNEEELNTLYQQPYFCSARKAVGLEKLYILHIDCEWQSKKLAAALSNNSVHLTSTDTLDKISTFIAHDQTIVDVHFNPVIPNCILTGSSDGSIRVWDIRNPKKCSQEFRDDSDQKIKPFLSFDINCNRTLLCGGTEKVKTDTHLFLWDIRSPKVLAAYSEFHEDDISHVQFHPTSPNTLASCSTDCLVNVYDLNEKDEDDALQFCLNTETTCGRLQWVGYDTKTKQESIAVTTSTENVQIWDVEEASPKHVFTREKIADALRRKKSETCFAIRCFRTGEGQDPLLLAGSNTPNRGCLRMLKMSQGALEPYAILFDEKGGNSQTIRGAAFNPASGQVVSGGEDGIINVWIPGEDKPLAVNNTSKVKTEVSSKKFGGAHGSRKPYSK, encoded by the exons ATGTCAAAGTTAGAAAACGAATCAAAAGGGAAAG TTCAAGACATCGTAGACATTGATATCTCACAAGATGGTGATTTGTGCAACGAAGAAGAGTTGAATACGCTGTATCAACAACCATATTTCTGTTCGGCTCGGAAAGCTGTTGGGCttgaaaaattatatattctTCATATAGACTGTGAATGGCAATCGAAGAAGCTTGCAGCAGCTTTGTCTAACAATTCAGTTCACCTTACATCTACTGATACTTTGGACAAAATTTCAACGTTTATAGCTCATGACCAAACCATTGTTGATGTTCATTTTAACCCTGTTATCCCTAATTGTATTCTTACTGGATCCAGTGATGGCAGTATCAGAGTGTGGGATATAAGGAACCCTAAAAAATGTTCACAAGAGTTTAGAG ATGACTCCGATCAAAAGATAAAACCATTTCTGTCTTTTGACATTAACTGCAACAGGACACTATTATGTGGAGGCACGGAAAAAGTGAAAACTGATACCCATTTGTTCTTGTGGGACATAAGATCTCCAAAAGTTTTGGCAGCTTATTCAGAATTCCATGAAGATGATATATCTCAT GTCCAATTTCACCCAACATCACCAAACACATTGGCATCATGTTCAACAGATTGCCTGGTAAATGTATATGATTTAAATGAAAAGGATGAAGATGATGCCTTACAGTTTTG TTTGAATACAGAAACAACATGTGGGAGATTACAGTGGGTTGGATATGACACAAAGACAAAACAAGAGAGCATAGCAGTCACTACCAGTACAGAGAATGTTCAGATTTGGGATGTTGAAGAAGCATCTCCAAAACATGTCTTTACTCGAGAAAAGATAGCAGATGCTCTCAGG agaaagaaatcaGAGACATGTTTCGCCATTCGGTGTTTTCGAACGGGAGAAGGGCAAGATCCTTTGTTGCTTGCAGGTTCAAATACGCCAAACAG AGGATGCTTAAGAATGCTAAAAATGAGTCAAGGCGCATTGGAACCGTATGCTATACTGTTCGACGAGAAAGGCGGAAATTCACAAACCATTCGTGGCGCCGCCTTTAATCCAGCTAGCGGCCAAGTAGTATCAGGTGGCGAAGACGGGATTATTAACGTGTGGATTCCGGGAGAAGATAAGCCTCTGGCGGTCAACAATACGAGTAAGGTTAAAACAGAAGTTTCGTCTAAGAAATTTGGTGGTGCACATGGTAGTAGAAAGCCATACTCAAAGTGA
- the LOC130701514 gene encoding WD repeat-containing protein 89-like isoform X3: MSKLENESKGKDIVDIDISQDGDLCNEEELNTLYQQPYFCSARKAVGLEKLYILHIDCEWQSKKLAAALSNNSVHLTSTDTLDKISTFIAHDQTIVDVHFNPVIPNCILTGSSDGSIRVWDIRNPKKCSQEFRDDSDQKIKPFLSFDINCNRTLLCGGTEKVKTDTHLFLWDIRSPKVLAAYSEFHEDDISHVQFHPTSPNTLASCSTDCLVNVYDLNEKDEDDALQFCLNTETTCGRLQWVGYDTKTKQESIAVTTSTENVQIWDVEEASPKHVFTREKIADALRRKKSETCFAIRCFRTGEGQDPLLLAGSNTPNRGCLRMLKMSQGALEPYAILFDEKGGNSQTIRGAAFNPASGQVVSGGEDGIINVWIPGEDKPLAVNNTSKVKTEVSSKKFGGAHGSRKPYSK, encoded by the exons ATGTCAAAGTTAGAAAACGAATCAAAAGGGAAAG ACATCGTAGACATTGATATCTCACAAGATGGTGATTTGTGCAACGAAGAAGAGTTGAATACGCTGTATCAACAACCATATTTCTGTTCGGCTCGGAAAGCTGTTGGGCttgaaaaattatatattctTCATATAGACTGTGAATGGCAATCGAAGAAGCTTGCAGCAGCTTTGTCTAACAATTCAGTTCACCTTACATCTACTGATACTTTGGACAAAATTTCAACGTTTATAGCTCATGACCAAACCATTGTTGATGTTCATTTTAACCCTGTTATCCCTAATTGTATTCTTACTGGATCCAGTGATGGCAGTATCAGAGTGTGGGATATAAGGAACCCTAAAAAATGTTCACAAGAGTTTAGAG ATGACTCCGATCAAAAGATAAAACCATTTCTGTCTTTTGACATTAACTGCAACAGGACACTATTATGTGGAGGCACGGAAAAAGTGAAAACTGATACCCATTTGTTCTTGTGGGACATAAGATCTCCAAAAGTTTTGGCAGCTTATTCAGAATTCCATGAAGATGATATATCTCAT GTCCAATTTCACCCAACATCACCAAACACATTGGCATCATGTTCAACAGATTGCCTGGTAAATGTATATGATTTAAATGAAAAGGATGAAGATGATGCCTTACAGTTTTG TTTGAATACAGAAACAACATGTGGGAGATTACAGTGGGTTGGATATGACACAAAGACAAAACAAGAGAGCATAGCAGTCACTACCAGTACAGAGAATGTTCAGATTTGGGATGTTGAAGAAGCATCTCCAAAACATGTCTTTACTCGAGAAAAGATAGCAGATGCTCTCAGG agaaagaaatcaGAGACATGTTTCGCCATTCGGTGTTTTCGAACGGGAGAAGGGCAAGATCCTTTGTTGCTTGCAGGTTCAAATACGCCAAACAG AGGATGCTTAAGAATGCTAAAAATGAGTCAAGGCGCATTGGAACCGTATGCTATACTGTTCGACGAGAAAGGCGGAAATTCACAAACCATTCGTGGCGCCGCCTTTAATCCAGCTAGCGGCCAAGTAGTATCAGGTGGCGAAGACGGGATTATTAACGTGTGGATTCCGGGAGAAGATAAGCCTCTGGCGGTCAACAATACGAGTAAGGTTAAAACAGAAGTTTCGTCTAAGAAATTTGGTGGTGCACATGGTAGTAGAAAGCCATACTCAAAGTGA